A region from the Methanothermobacter sp. genome encodes:
- the eno gene encoding phosphopyruvate hydratase, producing MESIIEDVRVRKILDSRGNPTVEVDVITWNGFGRAAAPSGASTGSREVTAFPSGGVDEIITEVEDIISSELIGMDAVDLQDIDLVLKEIDGTENLSSLGGNTVVAVSMATARAAASSYNMPLYRFLGGNLATAIPYPLGNMINGGAHAGENAPDIQEFLVVPVGAEDITEAVFANAAVHKKIRELIQKKDPSFTGGKGDEGGWVPSLSNHDALEIQVTACEEVTDELGVEVRPSLDLAASEFWDPEIEKYVYKQEKVQKDTGEQIEFVREIIETYDMYYVEDPFHEGDFEGFAELTSLVGDRCIICGDDIFVTNREILREGIEMGAANGIIIKPNQIGTLTDTYLTVKLARENRYTPVVSHRSGETTDDTIAHLAVAFGAPLIKTGAIGGERIAKLNELIRIQEEIPYSSMAELPF from the coding sequence GTGGAAAGTATAATTGAAGATGTTAGAGTAAGAAAAATTCTTGATAGCAGGGGAAACCCAACGGTTGAGGTTGATGTTATAACCTGGAACGGCTTTGGAAGGGCAGCAGCCCCCAGCGGTGCAAGTACAGGTTCCAGGGAGGTCACAGCCTTCCCATCAGGTGGGGTTGATGAGATCATAACAGAGGTCGAGGATATAATCTCATCAGAACTCATAGGAATGGATGCCGTGGACCTGCAGGACATAGACCTCGTTTTAAAGGAGATTGATGGAACAGAGAACCTCTCATCACTGGGGGGAAACACTGTGGTGGCTGTTTCAATGGCAACCGCCAGGGCAGCCGCGTCATCATACAATATGCCCCTCTACAGGTTCCTGGGTGGCAACCTTGCAACTGCCATACCATACCCTCTGGGCAACATGATAAACGGGGGAGCCCATGCTGGAGAGAACGCACCTGACATACAGGAGTTCCTTGTGGTGCCTGTGGGCGCAGAGGACATAACAGAGGCGGTATTTGCAAATGCAGCAGTCCATAAGAAGATAAGGGAACTAATACAGAAAAAGGACCCCTCCTTCACGGGAGGTAAAGGTGATGAGGGAGGATGGGTGCCAAGCCTATCAAACCATGATGCCCTTGAGATACAGGTAACAGCCTGTGAGGAGGTCACAGATGAACTCGGCGTTGAGGTCAGACCATCACTGGACCTTGCAGCAAGTGAATTCTGGGACCCTGAAATTGAGAAGTACGTCTACAAACAGGAGAAGGTCCAGAAGGACACCGGTGAACAGATAGAGTTTGTCAGGGAAATCATTGAGACCTACGACATGTACTATGTTGAGGACCCATTCCATGAGGGCGACTTCGAAGGATTTGCGGAACTCACATCACTTGTAGGGGACCGCTGCATAATCTGCGGTGACGACATCTTCGTAACCAACAGGGAGATACTCAGAGAGGGCATAGAGATGGGTGCCGCCAATGGTATAATAATTAAACCAAACCAGATAGGTACGCTCACAGACACCTACCTGACAGTCAAACTTGCCCGTGAGAACCGTTACACCCCTGTGGTCTCCCACAGGTCAGGTGAGACGACAGATGATACAATAGCCCACCTTGCAGTGGCATTCGGCGCACCACTCATCAAGACAGGCGCTATAGGCGGTGAGAGGATAGCCAAACTGAATGAACTCATACGCATACAGGAAGAGATTCCATATTCAAGCATGGCTGAACTGCCATTTTAA
- the rpsB gene encoding 30S ribosomal protein S2, whose amino-acid sequence MSELLIPLDKYLAAGLHIGTQQKTADMEKYIYRVRSDGLYVLDIRKTNDRIIAASKFLAKYEPDDILAVSTRQYGQEPVRKFGEVTGARTIPGRFIPGTLTNPNYAKFIEPQVLVATDPRSDSQAIVEAKQIGLPVVALCDTENLLGNVDIAIPVNNKGRKAIALVYWLLARQLLREKGVLKEDEDLDVPPTEFELKI is encoded by the coding sequence TTGTCAGAACTACTGATACCATTAGACAAATACCTTGCAGCAGGACTGCACATTGGAACACAGCAGAAGACAGCTGATATGGAGAAATACATCTACCGTGTGAGATCAGATGGACTCTACGTCCTTGATATAAGGAAAACAAATGACAGGATAATAGCGGCCTCAAAGTTCCTTGCAAAGTATGAACCAGACGATATACTGGCCGTATCCACAAGGCAGTATGGACAGGAACCTGTCAGGAAATTCGGTGAGGTGACAGGTGCAAGGACAATACCAGGCAGGTTCATCCCCGGGACACTGACAAACCCCAACTATGCAAAGTTCATTGAACCACAGGTGCTGGTTGCCACTGATCCAAGATCAGATTCACAGGCAATAGTCGAGGCCAAACAGATAGGCCTGCCTGTTGTGGCACTCTGCGACACAGAGAACCTCCTTGGAAATGTTGACATTGCAATACCCGTCAACAACAAGGGCCGTAAGGCCATAGCCCTTGTTTACTGGCTCCTGGCAAGGCAGCTTCTCAGGGAGAAGGGTGTGCTCAAGGAGGATGAGGACCTGGATGTGCCTCCCACTGAATTTGAACTGAAAATTTAG
- a CDS encoding MEMO1 family protein, whose translation MIRRPAVAGAFYERDPAALRRRIEWCFNHELGPGGLPVRGSARKIKGVIAPHAGYMYSGPVAAHAYHELVSDGIPETFVIICPNHTGMGSGVSLMQRGAWETPLGVVDIDSELAEAIVRESGIIDIDGTAHLGEHSCEVHVPFIQYFTDRFRIVPITMWMQDQETATDIGHAVAIAIERTERDAVVIASTDFTHYTPSDVARSIDSRIIERITQMDDTGMYSVITELNATMCGYGPVAANITASRMLGASECRLLKYATSGDITGDQSSVVGYASLVLRG comes from the coding sequence ATGATAAGAAGACCTGCAGTGGCGGGAGCTTTCTATGAGCGGGACCCTGCAGCGCTCAGAAGGCGAATTGAGTGGTGCTTCAACCATGAACTGGGGCCAGGAGGCCTCCCAGTCAGGGGTTCCGCCAGGAAAATAAAGGGGGTGATCGCCCCCCACGCAGGTTACATGTACTCAGGACCTGTGGCAGCCCACGCATACCATGAGCTGGTATCAGATGGTATACCTGAAACATTCGTGATAATCTGCCCCAACCACACAGGCATGGGGTCAGGCGTCTCACTGATGCAGAGGGGAGCATGGGAAACACCCCTCGGTGTCGTGGATATTGACAGCGAACTTGCAGAGGCCATTGTAAGGGAATCAGGCATCATTGATATTGATGGGACCGCCCACCTCGGAGAGCACAGCTGTGAGGTCCATGTACCATTCATCCAGTACTTCACAGATAGATTCAGAATAGTCCCCATCACAATGTGGATGCAGGACCAGGAGACAGCCACAGACATTGGACATGCAGTGGCTATAGCGATTGAGAGGACAGAGAGGGACGCGGTGGTCATTGCAAGCACTGACTTCACCCATTACACTCCCAGTGACGTTGCCAGATCCATTGACAGCAGGATAATTGAGAGGATAACTCAAATGGACGATACAGGTATGTACAGTGTTATCACGGAACTAAATGCAACCATGTGTGGTTACGGGCCAGTGGCCGCCAACATCACAGCATCCAGGATGCTCGGTGCCAGTGAGTGCAGGCTCCTGAAGTATGCCACAAGTGGTGATATAACAGGGGACCAGAGTTCAGTTGTGGGCTACGCCTCCCTTGTCCTGAGAGGCTGA
- the mvk gene encoding mevalonate kinase produces MKSRASAPAKAILFGEHAVVYGKPAIAAAIDRRVTVTLGDSSENRVTIPSLGVDFRSESNPQGGILDYVSKALQLYHDGSPLSIQIEMEIPVGSGLGSSAALTVALIGALDGYHGRESEPGDTAARAHRVELEVQGAASPLDTTVSTYGGLVYLDSQRNVEKFDARLHDLVIAHMDHSGDTAEMVAGVAELRSRFPAVVDGIMDTVEMITLRAYRALLSNNPEPLGDLMNINQGLLDAMGVSTLELSMMVYEARRAGAAGSKITGAGGGGSIIAYCPGCAEDVAEALNRDWNAMKARFSEEGLIR; encoded by the coding sequence TTGAAGTCACGGGCATCAGCACCTGCCAAGGCCATTCTTTTTGGTGAACATGCAGTTGTATATGGGAAACCGGCGATTGCAGCTGCAATAGATAGAAGGGTGACCGTAACCCTAGGGGATTCATCTGAAAATCGGGTTACCATACCATCCCTGGGAGTTGATTTCAGATCTGAATCCAACCCTCAAGGGGGTATTCTTGACTACGTTAGTAAAGCTCTCCAGCTATATCATGATGGCTCACCACTCAGTATTCAGATCGAAATGGAGATACCGGTGGGGTCAGGCCTTGGCTCATCAGCGGCACTCACAGTTGCACTTATAGGGGCTCTTGACGGATACCATGGAAGGGAATCAGAACCCGGGGATACCGCAGCGAGGGCCCACAGGGTTGAACTTGAAGTCCAGGGAGCTGCAAGTCCCCTTGACACCACAGTGAGCACATATGGCGGTCTGGTGTACCTTGACAGTCAGAGGAATGTGGAAAAATTTGATGCACGGCTTCATGATCTTGTAATAGCACACATGGACCATTCAGGTGACACTGCAGAGATGGTTGCAGGAGTCGCAGAACTTCGAAGCAGGTTCCCGGCTGTCGTGGATGGAATCATGGACACGGTTGAGATGATAACCCTCAGGGCCTACAGGGCACTTCTGAGTAACAACCCTGAACCTCTAGGGGACCTTATGAACATAAACCAGGGGCTCCTTGACGCCATGGGTGTGTCCACACTGGAACTTTCAATGATGGTCTATGAGGCCAGAAGGGCAGGAGCAGCCGGCTCCAAAATCACAGGTGCTGGGGGAGGAGGGAGCATAATAGCATACTGCCCTGGCTGTGCAGAAGATGTTGCTGAGGCCCTTAACAGGGACTGGAATGCAATGAAGGCCAGGTTCTCAGAAGAGGGTCTGATCAGGTAA
- a CDS encoding isopentenyl phosphate kinase has translation MIILKVGGSVITRKDSEEPEIDSENLQRIASEIADASPSSIIIIHGAGSFGHPFARKYGIGSEIKDEEEFRKLRFGSAVTQSWVRKLNTHICDALLDEGIPAVSMPPSAFIRAENGRIRGADLSMIESYLKEGMVPVSYGDVVLDLNPSVRFSVISGDQLINHFSIRLRPERVILGTDVDGVYTRNPKKYPDARLLDVIGSLDDLESLDGTVTTDVTGGMVGKVKELLVLAERGVESEIINACVPGNVMKALRGEAVRGTRIRK, from the coding sequence ATGATCATTCTCAAAGTAGGTGGAAGTGTAATTACCAGAAAGGACTCTGAGGAACCTGAAATAGATTCAGAAAACCTTCAGAGGATAGCCTCAGAGATTGCAGACGCTTCACCATCATCAATCATTATAATACATGGGGCTGGATCATTCGGCCATCCATTCGCACGAAAATACGGGATAGGATCTGAAATAAAGGATGAGGAGGAATTCAGAAAGCTGAGATTTGGATCCGCAGTCACACAGAGCTGGGTCAGGAAACTCAATACACATATCTGTGATGCACTCCTTGATGAGGGAATACCGGCGGTCTCCATGCCGCCATCGGCTTTCATAAGGGCAGAGAATGGCCGTATCAGGGGTGCTGATCTTTCAATGATAGAATCCTACCTGAAGGAGGGGATGGTTCCTGTAAGTTACGGTGACGTGGTCCTTGACTTAAACCCCAGTGTGAGGTTCTCCGTGATATCAGGGGACCAGCTCATAAACCACTTCTCCATCAGGTTAAGGCCAGAGAGGGTCATCCTGGGAACAGATGTAGACGGAGTTTACACCAGAAACCCAAAGAAATACCCTGATGCAAGGCTTCTTGACGTTATAGGATCCCTTGATGATCTCGAATCCCTTGATGGGACAGTGACCACCGACGTTACAGGTGGAATGGTTGGTAAGGTAAAGGAACTCCTGGTTCTCGCAGAGAGGGGCGTAGAATCAGAGATAATAAATGCTTGCGTGCCTGGAAATGTCATGAAGGCACTCCGCGGAGAGGCTGTTAGGGGCACCAGGATCCGAAAATAG
- the fni gene encoding type 2 isopentenyl-diphosphate Delta-isomerase — protein sequence MISDRKLEHLILCTSCDVEYRKRTGFEEIEIVHRAIPEINREKIDISLDFLGKELSSPIMISAITGGHPAALKINRELARASEELGIALGLGSQRAGVEHPEVEETYTIARREAPSAMLVGNIGSSHIEYAERAVEMIDADALAVHLNPLQESIQPGGDVDSTGALESISSIVKSMDVPVMVKETGAGISSEDAIKLESCGVAAIDVAGAGGTSWAAVETYRAEDRYMGELFWDWGIPTAASTVEVAESVNIPVIASGGIRSGIDAAKAIALGATMTGIALPVLEAAGQGHRAVIRVIERFNEALKTAMYLAGAETLDDLKNSQVIIMGRTREWLNERGFETIKYARR from the coding sequence ATGATTTCGGATAGAAAACTGGAGCATTTAATCCTGTGCACAAGCTGTGACGTGGAGTACAGGAAGAGGACAGGCTTCGAGGAAATTGAAATAGTTCACAGGGCCATACCTGAGATAAACAGGGAAAAGATAGATATAAGCCTAGATTTCCTGGGTAAGGAGCTTTCATCACCCATAATGATAAGTGCAATTACAGGCGGACACCCTGCAGCCCTCAAAATAAACAGGGAACTTGCAAGGGCCTCAGAGGAACTTGGAATTGCACTTGGACTTGGAAGCCAGAGGGCAGGTGTTGAACACCCTGAGGTTGAGGAGACCTACACTATAGCAAGGAGAGAGGCCCCATCGGCGATGCTCGTGGGTAACATTGGAAGCTCCCACATTGAATATGCAGAAAGGGCGGTTGAGATGATAGACGCAGATGCACTCGCAGTGCACCTCAACCCCCTCCAGGAGTCAATACAGCCAGGGGGCGATGTGGACTCAACCGGGGCCCTAGAATCCATATCATCAATTGTGAAATCCATGGATGTCCCTGTAATGGTCAAGGAGACAGGTGCAGGTATATCCTCAGAGGACGCCATAAAACTAGAATCATGTGGAGTGGCGGCCATAGACGTTGCAGGTGCAGGCGGCACCAGCTGGGCCGCAGTTGAAACCTACCGTGCAGAAGACAGATACATGGGTGAGCTTTTCTGGGACTGGGGAATACCCACCGCTGCAAGCACCGTGGAGGTTGCAGAGTCAGTAAACATACCTGTGATTGCATCAGGGGGCATAAGAAGTGGAATTGACGCTGCAAAGGCCATAGCCCTAGGTGCAACAATGACTGGAATAGCACTCCCCGTACTTGAAGCTGCAGGCCAGGGCCACAGGGCCGTTATAAGGGTAATTGAAAGGTTCAACGAGGCACTTAAAACCGCCATGTACCTTGCAGGTGCAGAAACACTTGACGATCTCAAAAATTCACAGGTCATAATAATGGGCAGAACCAGAGAATGGCTAAATGAAAGGGGCTTTGAAACAATAAAATACGCCAGGAGGTAA
- a CDS encoding RNase J family beta-CASP ribonuclease, translating into MSVEVIAIGGYEEVGKNMSAVKVGDDVVIFDMGIHLDRVHIHEDTDIARMHSLDLIERGVIPDDTLMKDVDGKVRAIVFTHGHLDHIGAVAKLAHRYQAPIIATPYTIALIERTIKAERKFNVLNTLQVLNAGEKCQISPGITLEFIQSTHSIPQSVIAALHTPEGIIVYALDFKFDDHQKISPPPDYHRLRELGRKGVLAMIVETTRANEKQEVKTHSEKVARIVLEDIMKNPLEEKNGMIVTTFSSHMERIQAISDIASESDRKMLLLGRSMERYCGLAEAMGILKLPENASIYGSPKAVNRALARAEAKREDYLLITTGHQGEPDALLPRIANAKTQFRIRRGDNVVISAPVIPNPMNVANRNLMERRLASSGARIYTNAHVSGHAGREDHRDFIRMLNPMHIIPAHGDLSMLSAYAEIAEEEGYKLGNDIHILRNGQAQVFNGGIL; encoded by the coding sequence TTGAGCGTAGAGGTAATAGCGATCGGCGGATACGAGGAAGTAGGTAAGAACATGTCCGCCGTTAAGGTGGGGGATGATGTTGTAATATTTGACATGGGGATTCACCTTGACAGGGTTCACATACATGAGGACACGGACATCGCAAGGATGCACAGCCTGGACCTCATAGAGAGGGGCGTCATACCCGATGATACACTCATGAAGGACGTTGATGGAAAGGTAAGGGCAATAGTGTTCACACACGGCCACCTGGACCATATAGGGGCGGTTGCAAAGCTGGCCCACAGGTACCAGGCCCCCATAATAGCAACACCCTACACAATAGCACTCATAGAGAGGACAATAAAGGCAGAGCGGAAGTTCAATGTCCTCAACACACTCCAGGTCCTCAATGCAGGTGAGAAGTGCCAGATATCCCCGGGGATAACACTGGAGTTCATACAGTCAACCCACAGTATACCACAGTCGGTTATAGCAGCACTCCACACACCGGAGGGTATAATAGTCTATGCACTTGACTTCAAATTCGACGATCACCAGAAGATATCACCACCACCGGACTACCACCGCCTCAGGGAACTTGGAAGGAAGGGCGTCCTTGCAATGATAGTTGAAACAACCAGGGCCAACGAGAAGCAGGAGGTCAAGACACACTCAGAGAAGGTTGCAAGGATAGTCCTTGAGGATATAATGAAGAACCCCCTCGAGGAGAAAAACGGGATGATAGTGACAACCTTCTCCTCCCACATGGAGCGTATACAGGCCATAAGTGACATAGCATCAGAGAGCGACAGGAAGATGCTCCTCCTTGGAAGGTCAATGGAGAGATACTGTGGACTCGCAGAGGCCATGGGCATACTCAAACTCCCGGAGAATGCAAGCATATACGGGAGCCCCAAGGCTGTTAACAGGGCCCTTGCACGTGCAGAGGCAAAGCGTGAGGATTACCTCCTCATCACAACGGGTCACCAGGGGGAACCCGATGCCCTGCTACCAAGGATAGCCAATGCAAAGACCCAGTTCAGGATAAGGAGGGGTGACAATGTGGTGATATCAGCCCCTGTCATACCAAACCCCATGAACGTTGCAAACAGGAACCTAATGGAGCGTCGTCTGGCATCAAGTGGTGCAAGGATCTATACAAATGCACACGTCTCAGGGCATGCAGGTAGGGAGGACCACAGGGACTTCATAAGGATGCTCAACCCCATGCACATAATACCAGCCCACGGCGACCTCAGCATGCTCTCGGCCTACGCCGAAATAGCAGAGGAGGAGGGCTACAAGCTGGGTAACGACATACACATCTTGAGGAATGGACAGGCACAGGTATTTAATGGAGGTATCCTATGA
- the idsA gene encoding short chain isoprenyl diphosphate synthase IdsA, translating to MTEVLDILRKYSEVADKKIMECISDITPDTLLKASEHLITAGGKKIRPSLALLSCEAVGGDPGDAAGVAAAIELIHTFSLIHDDIMDDDEMRRGEPSVHVIWGEPMAILAGDVLFSKAFEAVIRNGDSERVKDALAVVVDSCVKICEGQALDMGFEERLDVTEDEYMEMIYKKTAALIAAATKAGAIMGGASEREVEALEDYGKFIGLAFQIHDDYLDVVSDEESLGKPVGSDIAEGKMTLMVVKALEEASEEDRERLISILGSGDEGRAAEAIEIFERYGAAHYAHEVALDYVKMAKERLEILEESDAKDALMMIADFVLEREH from the coding sequence ATGACGGAAGTATTAGATATTCTCAGAAAGTACTCTGAAGTGGCCGATAAGAAGATAATGGAGTGCATCAGCGACATAACACCTGATACGCTCCTTAAGGCATCAGAACACCTCATAACGGCCGGTGGTAAGAAGATAAGACCTTCACTGGCACTCCTGAGCTGCGAGGCCGTAGGCGGAGACCCTGGGGACGCTGCAGGAGTGGCTGCGGCCATAGAACTGATACACACATTCTCACTAATCCACGACGATATAATGGATGATGATGAGATGAGGCGGGGTGAACCATCAGTCCATGTCATCTGGGGTGAACCCATGGCCATACTTGCTGGGGACGTCCTCTTCTCCAAGGCCTTCGAGGCTGTCATCAGGAACGGGGACTCAGAAAGGGTGAAGGATGCCCTTGCAGTGGTGGTTGACTCATGCGTTAAGATATGTGAGGGCCAAGCCCTTGACATGGGCTTTGAGGAGAGGCTGGACGTCACAGAGGATGAGTACATGGAGATGATCTACAAGAAGACCGCAGCCCTCATAGCAGCAGCGACAAAGGCGGGTGCCATAATGGGCGGCGCATCAGAGAGAGAGGTTGAGGCCCTGGAGGACTATGGCAAATTCATCGGCCTTGCATTCCAGATACACGACGACTACCTGGATGTGGTGAGCGATGAAGAATCCCTGGGCAAACCTGTGGGCAGTGACATAGCAGAGGGCAAGATGACCCTCATGGTTGTAAAGGCCCTTGAGGAGGCATCAGAGGAGGACAGGGAGAGGCTCATATCGATACTTGGATCAGGTGATGAGGGCCGTGCCGCTGAGGCCATAGAGATCTTTGAACGCTACGGTGCAGCCCACTATGCCCATGAAGTGGCCCTTGACTATGTGAAGATGGCCAAGGAGCGCCTTGAGATACTTGAAGAATCAGATGCAAAGGACGCACTCATGATGATAGCTGACTTTGTACTTGAAAGGGAACACTAG
- the gltX gene encoding glutamate--tRNA ligase, translated as MMMVEDLVYRYALMNAVKHKGKANPGAVMGAVMSNEPELRRRVPEVKEAVQAAVEKVNSLTPEEQQREMERLGLEIKERKQKKRQGLRDLPDVKGEVVLRFAPNPSGPLHIGHARAAILNHEYARRYDGRLILRIEDTDPRRVDLEAYDMIPSDLEWLGVEWDETVIQSDRMEIYYEYTERLIERGGAYVCTCTPEEFRKLKKDGEACHCRDLGVRENLQRWREMFEMPEGSAVVRVKTDLQHPNPAIRDWVSMRIVEAEHPRTGTRYRVYPMMNFSVAVDDHLLGVTHVLRGKDHLANSEKQEYLYRHMGWEPPVFIHYGRLKMDDVALSTSGAREGIAEGKYSGWDDPRLGTIRAIARRGIRPEAIRKLMIEIGVKIADSTMSWKKIYGLNRNILEEEARRYFFAAHPVKFEIKGLPGPIRVERPLHPDKPELGNRILELNGDVYIPRGDLREGPLRLIDAVNVIYSDGELRYHSEGIEEARKLQAAMIHWVPAESALKAVVVMPDASEIEGVIEGDASELEVDDVVQLERFGFARVDSSGERLVFYYAHK; from the coding sequence GTGATGATGGTGGAGGACCTCGTCTACCGCTACGCACTCATGAATGCTGTTAAGCATAAGGGAAAGGCAAATCCGGGCGCCGTCATGGGGGCCGTTATGAGCAATGAACCTGAACTCAGAAGGAGGGTCCCTGAGGTTAAGGAGGCTGTTCAGGCCGCTGTTGAGAAGGTTAACAGTTTAACACCTGAGGAACAGCAGAGGGAAATGGAGAGGCTAGGCCTGGAGATCAAGGAGAGGAAGCAGAAGAAGAGACAGGGACTCAGGGACCTCCCTGATGTTAAGGGTGAAGTTGTACTGAGGTTCGCCCCCAACCCCAGCGGACCACTCCACATAGGCCATGCAAGGGCAGCCATCCTCAACCACGAATACGCCAGGAGGTATGATGGGAGGCTAATACTCAGAATCGAGGACACCGACCCCCGAAGGGTTGACCTGGAGGCCTATGATATGATCCCCTCTGACCTGGAGTGGCTTGGTGTTGAATGGGATGAGACCGTCATCCAGAGCGACCGAATGGAGATCTACTATGAGTACACAGAGAGGCTCATAGAGCGGGGAGGGGCATACGTATGCACATGCACCCCCGAGGAATTCAGAAAACTCAAAAAGGATGGGGAGGCCTGTCACTGTCGTGACTTGGGGGTCAGGGAGAATCTGCAGCGCTGGAGGGAGATGTTTGAGATGCCAGAGGGTTCAGCGGTTGTGAGGGTTAAGACCGACCTCCAGCACCCCAACCCGGCCATAAGGGACTGGGTTTCAATGAGGATAGTGGAGGCCGAACACCCCCGCACAGGCACCCGCTACAGGGTGTACCCCATGATGAACTTCTCGGTTGCAGTGGACGACCACCTCCTCGGGGTGACCCATGTCCTCAGGGGCAAGGACCACCTTGCAAACAGTGAAAAACAGGAGTACCTCTACAGGCACATGGGCTGGGAGCCCCCTGTATTCATACACTACGGACGCCTTAAGATGGATGATGTTGCACTGAGCACATCCGGGGCAAGAGAGGGAATAGCCGAGGGCAAATACTCTGGCTGGGATGACCCCCGACTTGGAACCATCAGGGCCATCGCAAGGAGGGGTATAAGGCCTGAGGCAATAAGGAAACTCATGATTGAGATCGGTGTCAAGATAGCGGACTCCACCATGAGCTGGAAGAAGATCTACGGCCTCAACAGGAACATACTTGAGGAAGAAGCCAGGAGGTACTTCTTCGCGGCGCACCCTGTTAAGTTTGAAATAAAGGGCCTGCCAGGACCTATCAGGGTTGAAAGACCTCTGCACCCTGATAAACCAGAACTGGGTAACCGCATCCTCGAGCTGAATGGGGACGTGTACATCCCCCGGGGGGACCTCAGGGAGGGTCCTCTCAGGTTAATAGATGCTGTTAACGTGATCTACTCTGATGGTGAACTCAGATACCACAGTGAGGGCATCGAGGAGGCAAGGAAGCTGCAGGCAGCGATGATACACTGGGTTCCAGCTGAATCAGCCCTCAAAGCAGTGGTTGTGATGCCTGACGCCTCAGAGATTGAGGGTGTCATTGAGGGAGATGCCTCAGAACTTGAGGTTGATGATGTGGTACAGCTTGAAAGATTCGGCTTTGCAAGGGTTGATTCATCAGGGGAGAGGCTGGTATTCTATTATGCCCATAAATGA
- a CDS encoding LL-diaminopimelate aminotransferase has translation MMVTINENYLLLKSSYIFSEINRRVEDFQRKNPDADVIRMGIGDVTRPLPSAVVEAFHRAVDEMAQKETFRGYGPEQGYPFLREAIAENDYASRGVDVSPEEIFISDGAKCDTGNIQEIFGQDNVVAVTDPVYPVYVESNVMAGRAGPADETGRYRGLVYIPCTEENGFIPSLPEENVDLIYLCYPNNPTGTALTEKQLAEWVDYARDSGSIILFDAAYEAYIQEDGIPHSIYEVEGAREVAVEFRSFSKNAGFTGTRCAFTVVPEELEVPDSQGRMHSLKELWNRRQTTKFNGVSYPVQRAAEAVYTPDGQREIRESIDYYMENARIIRESLESAGLRYYGGVNAPYIWIKTPDGMDSWQFFDMLLNEAEVVGTPGSGFGPSGEGYFRLTAFNSLKNTVRAMERISELSF, from the coding sequence ATCATGGTGACGATAAACGAAAACTACCTGCTACTTAAAAGCAGTTACATATTCTCTGAGATAAACAGGAGAGTGGAAGACTTCCAGAGGAAAAACCCCGACGCCGATGTGATAAGGATGGGTATAGGGGATGTTACAAGGCCCCTCCCATCCGCGGTGGTGGAGGCCTTCCACAGGGCCGTTGATGAGATGGCACAGAAGGAAACCTTCAGGGGATATGGGCCCGAACAGGGCTACCCATTCCTCAGGGAGGCCATAGCAGAAAACGACTACGCCTCAAGGGGTGTTGATGTTTCACCCGAGGAGATCTTCATAAGTGACGGTGCAAAGTGTGACACAGGAAACATCCAGGAGATCTTTGGACAGGACAATGTGGTCGCTGTAACAGACCCTGTCTACCCGGTATACGTTGAGAGCAACGTGATGGCGGGAAGGGCCGGCCCCGCAGATGAGACTGGAAGGTACAGGGGTCTGGTGTACATTCCATGCACAGAGGAGAACGGATTCATACCATCCCTCCCTGAAGAGAACGTTGACCTCATATACCTCTGCTACCCCAACAACCCCACAGGAACAGCACTCACAGAGAAGCAACTCGCAGAGTGGGTTGACTATGCCAGGGACAGTGGCAGTATAATACTCTTCGATGCAGCGTACGAGGCCTACATACAGGAGGATGGAATACCCCACAGCATCTATGAGGTGGAGGGTGCAAGGGAGGTTGCAGTTGAGTTCAGGAGCTTCTCAAAGAACGCCGGTTTCACAGGTACAAGGTGCGCCTTCACTGTGGTACCCGAGGAACTGGAGGTACCCGACAGTCAGGGAAGGATGCACTCCCTGAAGGAGCTCTGGAACAGGCGCCAGACAACAAAATTCAACGGGGTCTCCTACCCTGTGCAGAGGGCCGCGGAGGCCGTTTACACACCTGATGGCCAAAGGGAAATAAGGGAGTCCATAGACTACTACATGGAGAATGCACGGATAATAAGGGAGAGCCTTGAAAGTGCCGGTCTGAGGTACTATGGTGGTGTTAACGCACCATACATCTGGATAAAGACACCTGATGGCATGGATTCATGGCAGTTCTTTGACATGCTACTCAACGAGGCAGAGGTTGTGGGAACACCAGGTTCTGGCTTTGGACCGAGCGGTGAGGGATACTTCCGATTGACAGCATTCAACTCCCTTAAAAACACCGTGAGGGCAATGGAGAGGATATCTGAACTCAGCTTCTAG